The genomic DNA CCACACCAATGGTAAGCGCATGCTTAGGTACTTGATTGATATCATTATCAAAGAAGCGAGAGTTTGCCACACGGGTATCCTCGGTCAAGGTTTTGATCCGTGTTCTTGATGCTAATGATGACGCGGGTTCATTAAACGCAATATGACCATCGTTACCCACACCACCCATAAAGAGATGGATTTTGCCGTATGCTTTGATTTTTTCTTCATAGCGTTGGCACTCGGCATCGACATCGGTCGCATTTCCATCAAGCAAGTTGATGTTTTCTTCTTGAATATCAATATGGTTAAAAAAGTTTTCGTACATAAAGGTACGATATGCTTGTGGGTGATTAGCAGGGATCCCACAGTATTCGTCCATATTAAAGGTCACCACGTGCTCAAAACTGATTTCACCTTGCTGGTGGAGCGTAATGAGTTGCTTATAGGTGTTGAGTGGCGTTCCTCCCGTGGGTAAGCCCAAAACAAAGGGATTATCGGCGGTCGGCGAAAACTTGTTGATGGTATCGACGATATAGCGAGCCGACCATAGGCCGACTTGTTGGCTGGTTTGTAAAGGAATAAGTCGCATCGGTCACCTCGTTCTATCAATGCTCAGTTCGTGGCCATAGCATAACGGATATGCTCATTTATTTTCATCATAAAATAAGTTTTATGATCAGGCTAACAATTTTCTCTGTATATGGTGTGGTTTGGTGACGATTATCACAAATAACGCGGGTTTAATTTGCGAGGCGAATTTATTGACATAAACTGCAATTGACTAACATTGCTTTACAAAAGAAGTGATTTAACAAAAGTCCTTGGGCAAACGTCCAAGTTAGATGTCTCACCACTGAGCGAACGCTAGCGTGGTGAGACACTGAAAAATATAAAGGGGGAACGACGGTGAATATTCTTGGTTATGCACAACGTATAGGTCGTGCGCTGATGGTACCGGTTGCGGTATTGCCAGCGGCTGCGATCTTAATGGGGGTCGGCTACTGGCTTGATCCAACTGGATGGGGGGGCAACAGTGCTCTCGCTGCTTTCTTGATAAAATCAGGGGCAGCCATTATCGATAATATGTCAGTGCTATTTGCAATTGGTGTAGCGTATGGCATGTCAAAAGATAAAGACGGCGCAGCTGCTCTGGCAGGGTTTGTTGGCTTTATGGTAATCACCACGCTGTGTGCGCCTGGTGCGGTAAGCCAAATTGGCTTGGTCGATATTTCAGCGGGTAACAATGAGCTTGCTTTCAGCAAAATCAACAACCAGTTTATCGGTATCTTGATCGGCGTGGTTTCTGCTGAGCTGTACAACCGTTATAGCGGTGTTGAGTTGCCTAAAGCTTTGGCTTTCTTTAGCGGCAGACGTTTGGTGCCGATTTTGGTCTCTGTTGTGGCGATCATTATCTCGTTTGTATTAATGTTCGTCTGGCCTGTGCTATTTGGTGGTCTGGTTCACTTTGGTGAAAGCATCACTAATTTGGGTGCAGCTGGTGCCGGTGTTTATGGCTTCTTTAACCGCCTACTTATCCCTGTTGGTCTGCACCACGCGCTTAATGCAGTATTCTGGTTCGACACTGTCGGTATTAACGACTTGGGTCGCTTCTGGATGGGGGCGCAAGGCCTTGAAACAGGCGAAGCGATTAAAGGTACCACAGGCATGTACATGGCAGGCTTCTTCCCAGTCATGATGTTTGGTCTGCCAGGTGCAGCGCTCGCGATTTATCATACTGCACGTCCTGAGAACAAAGCGCGTGTTGCGTCTATCATGATTGCTGCCGGCTTTGCCTCTTTCTTTACTGGGGTGACTGAGCCACTCGAGTTCTCATTCTTGTTTGTCGCACCTCTGTTGTTCGTGTTGCATGCATTGTTAACGGGCGTTTCATTGTTTATCGCCGCAACCTTCGACTGGACCGCAGGCTTCGGCTTCTCTGCAGGGTTGGTTGACTTGGTGTTGTCGTCGAAAAACCCTGTTGCTAACCAGTGGTACATGCTGCCTATCATGGGCCTTGTGTTCTTCGCACTTTATTATGTGTCTTTCCGAGCGGCTATTTCAGCCTTGAACCTGAAAACACCAGGTCGTGAAGATGACGCAGTAGAGAGTGCTCCTGCCAGCGCCAATACCGGTGAGGCGAGCGATAATCGCGAGCTAGCACGTAAGTACCTTAAAGCCCTTGGTGGTCATCAAAACCTAACATCGATTGATGCTTGTATCACTCGTCTGCGTCTGTCGGTTGCCGACCGCGAGGTGGTTGATGAAGCTAAATTGAAAGCCA from Salinivibrio kushneri includes the following:
- the nagB gene encoding glucosamine-6-phosphate deaminase, which codes for MRLIPLQTSQQVGLWSARYIVDTINKFSPTADNPFVLGLPTGGTPLNTYKQLITLHQQGEISFEHVVTFNMDEYCGIPANHPQAYRTFMYENFFNHIDIQEENINLLDGNATDVDAECQRYEEKIKAYGKIHLFMGGVGNDGHIAFNEPASSLASRTRIKTLTEDTRVANSRFFDNDINQVPKHALTIGVGTLLDAEEIMILVTGHNKAQALEAAVEGSVNHLWTVSALQLHPKAMIVCDAPSTAELKVKTVKYFQELEAQNIHHL
- the nagE gene encoding N-acetylglucosamine-specific PTS transporter subunit IIBC → MNILGYAQRIGRALMVPVAVLPAAAILMGVGYWLDPTGWGGNSALAAFLIKSGAAIIDNMSVLFAIGVAYGMSKDKDGAAALAGFVGFMVITTLCAPGAVSQIGLVDISAGNNELAFSKINNQFIGILIGVVSAELYNRYSGVELPKALAFFSGRRLVPILVSVVAIIISFVLMFVWPVLFGGLVHFGESITNLGAAGAGVYGFFNRLLIPVGLHHALNAVFWFDTVGINDLGRFWMGAQGLETGEAIKGTTGMYMAGFFPVMMFGLPGAALAIYHTARPENKARVASIMIAAGFASFFTGVTEPLEFSFLFVAPLLFVLHALLTGVSLFIAATFDWTAGFGFSAGLVDLVLSSKNPVANQWYMLPIMGLVFFALYYVSFRAAISALNLKTPGREDDAVESAPASANTGEASDNRELARKYLKALGGHQNLTSIDACITRLRLSVADREVVDEAKLKAIGAMGVVKLGENNLQVILGPLAEIIAGELKQIPEDEDLSKVALP